A single region of the Pararhodospirillum photometricum DSM 122 genome encodes:
- a CDS encoding ATP-dependent DNA helicase, whose amino-acid sequence MRPARFCAPTPRGLARSLGLPVPETPAEQARLLPWAVQTLLDDLALTPAKHRPEVRALAHLMARGGWPWGSAVLQALGDGPPPPQAAQLRALAVWTALPEVPELAPEPPPGTTPISPREAQARLAQVLGPQAESRPQQAQYTGAVCAAFDPRHHPDTPQVVLAEAGTGVGKTLGYIAPASLWAERNEATVWISTYTRNLQRQLDTELDRLYPNPDDKNTHVVVRKGRENYLCLLNFEEAAARVAAVPSEAPALGLMARWILATRDGDMVGSDFPGWLADLLGREVTLGLADRRGECLFSACEHVHRCFIERTIRRARRARLVVANHALVMVQAALGGIDDDSRPGRFVFDEGHHLFDAADAAFAAHLSAVETAEARRWLLGAEESGRSRARGLARRAEGLVDPEGDAAALLSDALEAARALPGPGWAARLAGAQPKGAVEHFLIEVRRQVLARAPGVEGPHSLEAEARPAEPELLEAARAVAAALTDLVEPLKAYAGALARRLDSEADTLETSTRTRLDSMVRSLERRAIGPLAAWKAMADGLAKDVPAEFVEWLTLDRVDGREMDVGLHRHWVDPTQPFAQTLGRRAQGFLVTSATLRDGNTDSEAAWIAAEARVGLRHLPGSCVRAAVPSPFDYVNATRVLVVTDVPREDAAQVAAAFRVLFLAAGGGALGLFTAVARLRAVHARIAPLLEEAGLPLYAQHVDAMDIGTLIAIFRDEEDACLLGTDAVRDGVDVPGRSLRLIVFDRVPWPRPDLLHKARRATWGGSAYDDRLTRLRLKQAFGRLVRRADDRGVFVMLDNRMPTRLTSAFPAGVTVERVGLAEAVAIVRAHCLTLTARAPSLP is encoded by the coding sequence GTGCGGCCCGCCCGGTTTTGCGCCCCCACGCCGCGCGGTCTGGCCCGCAGCCTGGGCTTGCCGGTGCCCGAAACCCCGGCCGAGCAAGCCCGCCTTCTGCCCTGGGCCGTGCAAACCCTCCTTGATGATTTGGCCCTGACCCCGGCCAAGCACCGCCCCGAGGTCCGGGCCCTGGCCCACCTGATGGCGCGGGGGGGCTGGCCTTGGGGGAGTGCGGTGCTGCAAGCCCTGGGCGACGGGCCGCCCCCGCCCCAGGCCGCCCAACTGCGGGCGCTGGCTGTCTGGACCGCCCTGCCCGAGGTGCCCGAGTTGGCCCCGGAGCCGCCACCCGGCACCACCCCCATCAGCCCGCGCGAGGCCCAGGCCCGCTTGGCCCAGGTCCTGGGACCGCAGGCAGAATCGCGACCGCAACAAGCCCAATACACGGGCGCGGTGTGTGCGGCGTTCGATCCCCGACACCACCCCGACACCCCCCAGGTGGTGTTGGCCGAGGCGGGGACCGGCGTGGGCAAGACTCTGGGCTACATTGCCCCGGCCAGCCTGTGGGCCGAGCGCAACGAGGCCACGGTGTGGATCAGCACCTACACCCGCAATCTCCAGCGCCAGCTCGACACCGAATTGGATCGCCTCTACCCCAATCCCGACGACAAGAACACCCATGTGGTCGTGCGCAAGGGGCGAGAAAACTACCTCTGCCTGCTCAACTTCGAGGAAGCGGCGGCGCGGGTTGCCGCCGTGCCCAGCGAGGCCCCGGCCCTGGGCCTGATGGCGCGCTGGATTCTCGCCACGCGCGACGGCGACATGGTGGGCAGCGACTTCCCGGGCTGGCTGGCCGACCTGCTGGGACGCGAGGTCACCTTGGGGCTGGCCGACCGACGCGGCGAATGCCTGTTTTCGGCCTGCGAGCACGTCCATCGTTGTTTTATCGAGCGCACCATTCGCCGGGCGCGACGGGCGCGGCTGGTGGTGGCCAACCACGCTTTGGTGATGGTGCAAGCGGCGCTGGGGGGGATCGACGACGACAGCCGGCCCGGTCGCTTTGTGTTCGACGAGGGCCATCACCTGTTCGATGCCGCCGACGCCGCCTTTGCCGCCCACCTGAGCGCCGTTGAAACCGCCGAGGCCCGGCGCTGGCTGCTGGGCGCCGAGGAGAGCGGCCGCTCGCGGGCCCGGGGCCTAGCCCGCCGCGCCGAGGGGCTGGTTGATCCCGAGGGCGACGCCGCCGCCCTCCTGAGCGACGCCCTGGAGGCGGCCCGCGCCCTGCCCGGCCCCGGCTGGGCGGCCCGGCTGGCCGGCGCCCAACCAAAGGGTGCGGTGGAACACTTCTTGATCGAGGTCCGCCGGCAGGTTCTGGCCCGCGCCCCAGGCGTCGAGGGCCCCCACAGCCTGGAGGCCGAAGCCCGCCCGGCCGAGCCCGAGCTTCTGGAAGCGGCGCGCGCCGTGGCCGCCGCCCTCACCGACCTTGTCGAGCCCCTCAAGGCCTACGCCGGTGCCTTGGCGCGACGCCTGGACAGCGAGGCCGACACCTTGGAAACCTCGACCCGCACCCGCTTGGACTCCATGGTCCGCTCGCTGGAGCGCCGGGCCATCGGCCCGCTCGCGGCGTGGAAGGCGATGGCCGATGGTTTGGCCAAAGACGTGCCGGCCGAGTTCGTGGAGTGGCTGACCCTAGATCGGGTAGACGGCCGCGAGATGGACGTAGGCTTGCATCGCCATTGGGTGGACCCGACCCAGCCCTTCGCCCAAACTCTGGGGCGCCGGGCCCAGGGCTTTTTGGTCACCTCGGCCACCCTGCGCGACGGCAATACCGACAGCGAAGCGGCCTGGATCGCCGCCGAGGCCCGGGTTGGCCTGCGGCACCTGCCCGGTTCCTGTGTGCGCGCCGCCGTGCCCTCCCCCTTCGATTACGTCAATGCGACCCGGGTGTTGGTGGTCACCGACGTCCCCCGCGAAGATGCGGCGCAGGTGGCGGCGGCCTTTCGGGTTTTGTTTCTGGCGGCGGGGGGCGGGGCCCTGGGCTTGTTCACGGCGGTGGCCCGCCTGCGCGCCGTGCACGCCCGCATTGCGCCGCTCCTGGAGGAAGCCGGCCTGCCACTTTATGCCCAGCACGTCGATGCCATGGACATCGGCACCCTGATCGCCATTTTCCGCGACGAAGAAGACGCCTGCCTGCTGGGCACCGACGCGGTGCGCGACGGCGTGGACGTGCCGGGCCGCTCCTTGCGCCTGATCGTCTTCGACCGCGTGCCCTGGCCCCGCCCCGATCTGCTGCACAAGGCCCGGCGCGCAACCTGGGGCGGGTCGGCCTATGACGACCGCCTGACCCGGCTCCGCCTCAAGCAGGCCTTTGGACGATTGGTACGCCGTGCCGACGATCGAGGAGTGTTCGTCATGCTCGACAACCGCATGCCCACCCGCCTGACCAGCGCCTTTCCCGCCGGCGTGACGGTGGAGCGCGTCGGCCTGGCCGAGGCGGTGGCCATTGTGCGGGCCCACTGCCTAACCCTGACGGCAAGAGCCCCCTCGTTGCCCTAG
- a CDS encoding methyl-accepting chemotaxis protein encodes MTTSGRSIRAKLGFAFLVAALAVVCVGGVGLTYALLERETGEYAIQALAPQVDATMEAKLAATHAHLILEEILSGDGGEEAGEVWALLDEAAWYVGALKNGGRNNEGSFLPVTDPKIRAALDDSEAALSAFRRAAEERHRLYVRGSSGNVAAGSTEDQAFDAAFDRFIARIDTAEGEIQADMRETSDQLVSLGQQMIAVLSVVGLLALAGVVLASGFVNRLVSQRLLGLSQVMDRVAGGDHRAPVPDSDSGDELGVMARALVNLRDGMATMDRLKSEQQAQAEADRTRRQRLEQAITSFEGTIRGVLETLRHVADAVSAGATELDHEASGLNRVSAQAGAATDDAAHNVQSVAAAIEELAASVREIAQQAARSSEAASAAAREADLANGKVDSLLGTAEAIGQVMGLITDIASQTNLLALNATIEAARAGEAGKGFAVVAGEVKTLANQTSKATEQISGQVDAIQRASRDAVAAIGAISRRLGELEGVASSIASAVEQQGATSGAIAHSAEQASSATGQVADDISAVRQGADSLNTTVRSLSEAGTRLSQQMQALSRAVNDFLQNVRP; translated from the coding sequence ATGACGACATCGGGACGCTCCATCCGGGCAAAACTAGGTTTTGCCTTTCTGGTCGCTGCCCTGGCCGTGGTCTGCGTGGGAGGTGTGGGCCTGACTTATGCCCTCCTGGAACGCGAGACCGGCGAATACGCCATCCAGGCCCTGGCACCACAGGTGGACGCCACCATGGAAGCCAAGCTGGCCGCCACCCACGCCCATTTGATCTTGGAAGAAATTCTCTCTGGGGATGGCGGCGAAGAGGCGGGGGAAGTCTGGGCGCTGCTCGACGAGGCCGCTTGGTATGTCGGCGCCCTCAAGAACGGCGGCCGCAACAACGAAGGCTCCTTCCTGCCCGTCACCGACCCCAAGATCCGCGCGGCCCTCGACGACAGCGAGGCGGCGTTAAGCGCCTTCCGCCGGGCGGCCGAAGAGCGACATCGACTGTATGTCAGAGGATCAAGCGGCAACGTTGCCGCCGGCTCTACCGAAGACCAGGCCTTCGATGCAGCGTTCGACCGCTTTATCGCCCGCATCGACACCGCCGAAGGCGAAATCCAGGCCGACATGCGCGAAACCAGCGATCAGTTGGTCAGCCTGGGCCAGCAGATGATCGCCGTTTTGAGCGTGGTGGGGCTGCTGGCCCTGGCCGGCGTCGTCCTGGCCAGCGGCTTTGTCAACCGGCTGGTCTCGCAACGCCTGCTGGGCTTGTCCCAGGTCATGGACCGGGTGGCCGGCGGCGATCACAGGGCCCCGGTGCCCGACAGCGACAGCGGCGACGAACTGGGCGTCATGGCTCGGGCGTTGGTCAACCTGCGCGACGGCATGGCCACCATGGACCGGCTCAAGAGCGAACAGCAAGCCCAGGCCGAGGCGGACCGCACCCGACGCCAGCGCCTGGAACAGGCCATCACCAGCTTTGAGGGCACCATTCGCGGCGTGCTCGAAACCTTGCGCCACGTGGCCGACGCGGTAAGCGCCGGGGCCACTGAGTTGGACCACGAAGCGAGCGGCCTCAACCGGGTGAGTGCCCAGGCTGGCGCCGCCACCGACGATGCCGCCCACAACGTTCAGTCGGTGGCCGCCGCCATTGAGGAACTGGCCGCCTCGGTGCGCGAGATCGCCCAACAGGCCGCCCGCTCGTCCGAAGCCGCCAGCGCCGCCGCCCGCGAGGCCGACCTCGCCAACGGCAAAGTAGACAGCCTGCTGGGCACCGCCGAAGCGATCGGTCAAGTCATGGGGCTCATCACCGACATTGCCAGCCAAACCAATCTGCTGGCCCTCAACGCCACCATCGAGGCGGCGCGGGCCGGCGAGGCGGGCAAGGGCTTTGCCGTGGTGGCGGGCGAGGTCAAGACCCTGGCCAACCAGACCAGCAAGGCCACCGAACAGATCAGCGGTCAGGTCGATGCCATCCAGAGAGCCTCGCGCGACGCGGTGGCGGCCATTGGCGCCATCAGCCGCCGGCTGGGAGAACTGGAGGGCGTGGCCTCGTCCATCGCCTCGGCGGTCGAGCAGCAAGGAGCCACCTCGGGGGCCATCGCCCACAGCGCCGAACAAGCCTCCAGCGCCACCGGACAGGTGGCCGACGACATCAGCGCCGTGCGCCAGGGGGCCGACAGCCTTAACACCACCGTGCGCTCCCTCTCCGAGGCCGGGACCCGCCTCTCGCAGCAGATGCAGGCCCTGTCGCGGGCGGTCAACGACTTCTTGCAGAACGTGCGCCCCTGA
- a CDS encoding tellurite resistance TerB family protein: protein MLNPQAALIYGMVLVSAVDTEMSDSELRMIGDLVRTLPVFRDFDLDDLPAVASACAGLLEKDDGAEEAMALIDASLPPRLKATAYALACDVAAADGELKQEELRLLEIMRHSLKIDRLTAAALERGTSARFATV from the coding sequence ATGCTTAATCCTCAGGCGGCCCTGATCTATGGCATGGTTCTGGTTTCCGCCGTCGATACCGAAATGTCCGACAGCGAGTTGCGCATGATCGGCGATTTGGTGCGAACCCTGCCCGTTTTCCGCGATTTCGACCTGGATGACCTGCCCGCCGTGGCCAGCGCCTGCGCCGGGCTCCTGGAAAAGGATGACGGGGCTGAGGAAGCCATGGCCCTCATCGACGCCAGCCTGCCGCCGCGCCTCAAAGCCACCGCCTACGCGCTGGCCTGCGACGTGGCCGCCGCCGATGGCGAGCTCAAGCAAGAGGAATTGCGGCTGCTGGAAATCATGCGCCACTCCCTCAAAATCGACCGCCTGACCGCCGCCGCCCTGGAACGCGGCACCAGCGCCCGCTTTGCCACGGTCTGA
- a CDS encoding glycosyltransferase family 4 protein, protein MDPSKAPEPPPRRRLLYLVTEDWAFWLHRRAMAQAAVAAGWDVAVACRVQHHRAAIEGLGVRVIELPWNRQGVNPLTELALLARVVRVLRRERPDLIHAAALKPVVHGALAADVAARVPVVGSVEGLGYVFINNTLKARLVRPVIETALRLFLNRPRRRLVVQNTDDQAFFRDRGLVRPERIALIPGAGVDLTTFAPTPLPEGPCVITYVGRMLIDKGLGELIQAARLLRQRGVAHRLRLVGAPDPGNPASLDEATLQAWHAEGVVEYLGQRDDIPALWATSHVAVLPSYREGLPKSLLEAAACARPAVTTDVPGCRDLVVANETGLIVPARDAEALADALATLAQDLERCRRLGLQARERVARAYSDQAVGDAVLALYGSLTEGPA, encoded by the coding sequence ATGGATCCCTCCAAGGCTCCCGAGCCCCCCCCGCGCCGGCGCCTGTTGTATCTGGTCACCGAGGACTGGGCCTTTTGGCTGCATCGCCGCGCCATGGCCCAGGCCGCCGTGGCCGCTGGCTGGGACGTGGCCGTGGCGTGTCGCGTGCAGCACCATCGCGCGGCGATCGAAGGCTTAGGCGTGCGGGTCATTGAGCTGCCGTGGAACCGCCAGGGCGTCAACCCCCTGACCGAACTCGCCTTGCTGGCCCGGGTGGTCCGGGTGCTGCGCCGCGAGCGGCCAGACCTGATCCACGCCGCCGCCCTGAAACCCGTGGTCCATGGCGCCCTGGCGGCCGACGTGGCCGCGCGGGTCCCGGTGGTCGGCTCGGTCGAAGGCCTGGGCTATGTTTTTATCAACAACACCCTGAAGGCCCGGCTGGTCCGGCCGGTGATCGAAACCGCGTTGCGGCTGTTCCTCAACCGTCCCCGGCGGCGGCTGGTGGTGCAAAACACCGACGATCAGGCCTTTTTTCGCGATCGGGGCTTGGTGCGTCCCGAGCGCATTGCCCTGATCCCGGGGGCCGGCGTCGATCTGACCACCTTCGCCCCCACCCCCCTGCCCGAGGGGCCCTGCGTCATCACCTATGTCGGGCGCATGCTGATCGACAAGGGCTTGGGGGAACTGATCCAGGCGGCCCGCCTGCTGCGCCAGCGGGGCGTGGCGCATCGCCTCCGGCTTGTTGGTGCCCCCGACCCCGGCAACCCGGCCAGCCTGGACGAAGCCACCTTGCAGGCGTGGCACGCCGAGGGGGTGGTTGAGTACCTCGGGCAACGCGACGATATCCCGGCCCTGTGGGCCACCTCGCACGTGGCCGTCCTGCCTAGCTACCGCGAAGGCCTCCCCAAATCCCTGCTGGAAGCCGCCGCCTGCGCCCGGCCGGCCGTCACCACCGACGTGCCCGGCTGTCGCGACCTTGTGGTGGCCAACGAAACCGGCCTGATCGTCCCCGCCCGCGATGCCGAGGCGCTGGCCGATGCCTTGGCGACGCTGGCCCAGGATCTCGAGCGTTGCCGGCGCCTTGGCCTCCAAGCGCGTGAGCGGGTGGCCCGCGCCTATTCCGACCAAGCGGTCGGCGACGCGGTGCTCGCGCTTTACGGCAGTCTGACCGAGGGCCCCGCATGA
- a CDS encoding MraY family glycosyltransferase, producing the protein MLNDLLPALLPAAVAVPLSALATGKLAAVLRARHILDLPNARSSHVVPTPRGGGLAVMGVALPLAGLTWALTGAPIGVFGLGLLAAGLAALSFWDDLRPLPAGKRLLAHLLAVALGMLCLPAGALTLGGLVSPWLGAVGIGLGWVWFLNLYNFMDGIDGLAGVETVSLGLGLLAVAAVAGDVGGPGLAVAPILAGAALGFLRWNWHPARIFLGDVGSIPLGFLLGAALLGLAAQGHAAAAVILPGAYLADATLTLLNRVRRGHKPWEAHREHFYQKAVQGGWSHDRVARAYALTNGGLFLLALLSLASPLPALAGAVALVTALLVTLARVGAKT; encoded by the coding sequence ATGCTCAACGACCTTCTGCCCGCCCTGCTTCCGGCCGCCGTGGCCGTTCCCCTGTCGGCCCTGGCCACGGGAAAGCTGGCTGCCGTGCTGCGGGCACGCCACATTCTCGATCTTCCCAACGCGCGGTCCAGCCACGTGGTCCCGACTCCCCGGGGCGGCGGCTTGGCCGTCATGGGCGTGGCGCTGCCGCTGGCCGGGCTGACCTGGGCGTTGACGGGAGCCCCGATCGGGGTCTTTGGCCTGGGCCTGCTGGCGGCGGGATTGGCTGCCCTGTCGTTTTGGGACGATCTGCGGCCGTTGCCGGCGGGCAAGCGCCTGCTGGCCCATCTGCTCGCGGTGGCTCTGGGGATGCTTTGCCTGCCGGCCGGCGCTTTGACGCTGGGCGGGCTGGTGTCGCCCTGGCTTGGCGCGGTGGGGATCGGCTTGGGGTGGGTGTGGTTCCTCAACCTCTATAATTTCATGGACGGCATTGACGGGCTGGCCGGTGTTGAAACCGTTAGCCTGGGCCTGGGCCTCCTCGCCGTGGCCGCCGTGGCCGGAGACGTTGGGGGACCGGGCTTGGCCGTGGCCCCGATCCTGGCCGGCGCGGCGTTGGGCTTTTTGCGCTGGAACTGGCATCCGGCTCGCATTTTCCTGGGCGATGTCGGGTCCATCCCCCTTGGCTTCCTGCTCGGCGCCGCCCTGCTCGGGCTGGCCGCCCAGGGCCATGCGGCGGCGGCCGTGATCTTGCCGGGCGCCTACCTCGCCGATGCCACCTTGACCCTGCTCAACCGCGTGCGCCGGGGGCATAAGCCCTGGGAAGCTCACCGCGAGCACTTTTACCAAAAGGCCGTCCAGGGCGGCTGGTCCCATGACCGGGTCGCGCGGGCCTACGCCCTGACCAATGGGGGGCTTTTCTTGCTGGCTCTGCTGTCGTTGGCGTCCCCGCTGCCCGCCCTTGCCGGGGCGGTGGCCCTGGTGACGGCCCTTCTTGTGACGTTGGCCCGGGTCGGGGCCAAGACCTGA
- a CDS encoding polysaccharide biosynthesis protein, whose translation MKLSSLITRMPARARIVFVHDVVMAALSFPLSLALRLGDALPGYASLTDIATGSLVFALCAAVAFYTQKMYVGIWRYASLDDLAAILRGTALTLILFLPAIFLLDRVEYVPRSVPIINALVLVILLGGPRFLYRLLKDRTFDAKRVPTGTGIPVLLVGAGDPCEMFLRAVERETDPPYVPVGIVGETDARVGRRLRGLEVLGTLDELERVVAALEAQGRRPHKVILTKDTFDGARVRALLDAADALGLSLARLPRLTELKSGEDRLDVRPVALEDLLGRPQTILDRQPVLSLVKGRRVLVTGAGGSIGSELVRQIADLEPARLVLADSSEYALYRIDMELAERAAPLERRAAVADVRDRARIHRLMHEERPDLVFHAAALKHVPMVEANPVEGLCTNALGTRIVADACRAHGVAVMVLISTDKAVNPTSVMGASKRLAESWCQSLDQAGRGQPGAPHFVTVRFGNVLGSTGSVVPLFQRQLAKGGPLTVTHPDITRYFMTIREAVELVLQAAALGGGDESYRGSLFVLDMGEPVRIADLARQMIRLAGLRPEVDVAIHFTGLRPGEKLYEEIFHGREQPLPTPTPGLLVAAPRVLDPRVLGEAFARLAEACAGQDTEQALAAVASLVPEFTPTP comes from the coding sequence GTGAAACTCTCCTCGCTGATCACCCGCATGCCGGCCCGCGCCCGCATCGTTTTTGTCCACGACGTGGTCATGGCCGCGTTGTCCTTTCCGCTGTCGCTGGCCTTGCGCCTGGGCGACGCCTTGCCGGGCTACGCCAGCCTGACCGACATCGCCACCGGGTCTTTGGTGTTTGCCCTGTGCGCGGCGGTCGCTTTTTATACACAAAAAATGTACGTCGGAATCTGGCGGTATGCCTCGCTCGACGACTTGGCGGCGATCTTGCGGGGCACGGCCCTGACCTTGATCTTGTTCCTGCCCGCGATCTTTTTGCTGGACCGGGTCGAGTATGTGCCGCGCTCGGTGCCAATCATCAACGCCTTGGTGCTGGTCATCTTGCTGGGGGGCCCGCGTTTTCTCTACCGCCTGCTCAAGGATCGTACCTTTGACGCCAAGCGGGTCCCAACCGGCACGGGCATTCCGGTGCTGCTGGTGGGCGCGGGCGATCCGTGCGAGATGTTCCTGCGGGCCGTCGAGCGCGAGACCGATCCCCCCTATGTGCCGGTGGGCATCGTGGGCGAGACCGACGCCCGGGTGGGACGGCGCCTGCGCGGCCTGGAGGTTCTGGGCACCTTGGATGAGTTGGAGCGGGTGGTGGCGGCCCTCGAGGCCCAGGGTCGTCGCCCGCACAAGGTCATCCTGACCAAGGACACCTTCGACGGCGCCCGGGTGCGGGCCTTGCTTGATGCCGCCGATGCCCTTGGCCTCAGCCTCGCCCGCCTGCCCCGCCTGACCGAACTCAAGAGCGGCGAGGACCGCCTCGACGTGCGCCCGGTGGCCCTGGAAGACCTGCTGGGCCGGCCGCAAACCATCCTCGACCGCCAACCGGTTTTAAGCTTGGTCAAGGGGCGGCGCGTGCTGGTGACGGGGGCCGGCGGCTCCATTGGCTCCGAGCTGGTGCGCCAGATCGCCGACCTGGAGCCGGCCCGCCTCGTCCTGGCCGACAGCAGCGAATACGCCCTCTATCGCATCGACATGGAACTGGCCGAGCGCGCGGCCCCCCTGGAGCGCCGCGCCGCCGTGGCCGACGTGCGCGACAGGGCACGCATCCATCGGCTGATGCACGAGGAGCGGCCCGATCTGGTCTTCCACGCCGCCGCCCTCAAGCACGTGCCCATGGTCGAGGCCAACCCGGTGGAGGGTCTGTGCACCAACGCGCTTGGCACCCGCATCGTTGCCGACGCCTGCCGGGCTCATGGCGTCGCGGTGATGGTGCTGATCTCCACCGACAAGGCGGTCAACCCGACCAGCGTCATGGGGGCCTCAAAGCGCCTCGCCGAAAGCTGGTGCCAGTCCCTGGATCAGGCCGGCCGAGGCCAGCCCGGCGCCCCCCACTTTGTCACCGTGCGCTTTGGCAACGTTTTGGGCTCCACCGGCTCGGTCGTGCCCCTGTTCCAGCGTCAGTTGGCCAAGGGCGGGCCGCTGACCGTGACCCACCCCGACATCACCCGCTATTTCATGACTATCCGCGAGGCGGTGGAACTGGTGTTGCAGGCTGCGGCCCTAGGGGGCGGCGACGAGAGTTATCGCGGGTCCTTGTTTGTGCTCGACATGGGCGAGCCGGTGCGCATTGCCGACTTGGCGCGCCAGATGATCCGGTTGGCCGGCCTGCGGCCCGAGGTGGACGTGGCCATCCACTTCACCGGGCTGCGTCCGGGCGAAAAGCTGTACGAGGAAATTTTCCACGGCCGCGAGCAGCCCCTGCCGACTCCGACCCCGGGGCTTCTGGTGGCGGCGCCCCGGGTGTTGGATCCCCGGGTGTTGGGGGAGGCCTTTGCCCGGCTGGCCGAGGCCTGTGCCGGGCAGGATACCGAGCAGGCGTTGGCGGCGGTCGCTTCCCTGGTGCCTGAGTTCACGCCGACGCCCTAA
- a CDS encoding aldehyde dehydrogenase family protein, giving the protein MVPSDLPALAQTLLARLGVPAATTGARLVISPVDGAVLGAVDNTPPEALDALIGRAQAAFLAWRAVPAPERGALVRLLGEELRRHKDDLGQLVSLESGKILSEGLGEVQEMIDICDFAVGLSRQLHGLTIASERPGHTLRETWHPLGVVGIITAFNFPVAVWAWNAALALVCGNALIWKPSERTPLTALASAALLARASVTWAATTGRPVPTDLSSVVIGDARLGQALADDRRVPLVSATGSTRMGKALAPRVAARLGRSLLELGGNNAAIVAPSADLDLAVRAITFAAVGTCGQRCTSLRRLIIHHSVRPALMARLRTVYERLRIGSPLVDGTLVGPLIGADAYQAFEQALEQARAEGGVVWGGGRVTVPGCEGGFYPRPALVEMPGQTAMMREETFAPILYAVGYDTLDEAIALQNDVPQGLASALFTTDLREAETFLSAEGSDCGIANINIGPSGAEIGGAFGGEKDTGGGRESGSDAWKAYMRRATNTVNYSHALPLAQGVRFDLQD; this is encoded by the coding sequence ATGGTGCCGTCCGATCTTCCCGCCCTCGCCCAGACCCTGTTAGCCCGCCTGGGCGTCCCCGCTGCCACGACCGGGGCGCGCTTGGTGATCTCTCCCGTCGATGGCGCCGTCCTTGGAGCCGTGGACAACACCCCCCCCGAGGCCCTGGACGCCCTGATCGGCCGCGCCCAGGCGGCCTTCCTGGCATGGCGGGCGGTCCCCGCACCGGAGCGGGGCGCCTTGGTCCGTCTGCTCGGCGAGGAGCTTCGCCGCCACAAGGACGATCTCGGCCAACTGGTCAGCCTAGAAAGCGGCAAGATCCTCTCCGAAGGCTTGGGCGAAGTGCAGGAGATGATCGACATCTGCGACTTTGCCGTGGGCCTGTCGCGGCAACTGCACGGCCTGACCATCGCCTCCGAGCGCCCGGGCCACACCCTGCGCGAAACGTGGCATCCGCTGGGGGTGGTCGGCATCATCACGGCCTTCAACTTTCCCGTGGCGGTGTGGGCGTGGAATGCGGCGCTGGCCCTGGTGTGCGGCAATGCCCTGATCTGGAAGCCGTCCGAGCGCACCCCCCTGACGGCCCTTGCCTCGGCGGCCCTGCTGGCCCGGGCTAGCGTCACCTGGGCCGCGACCACGGGCCGACCGGTGCCGACCGATCTGTCAAGCGTGGTGATCGGTGACGCCCGGCTGGGCCAAGCCCTGGCCGACGACCGGCGGGTGCCTTTGGTCAGCGCCACCGGCTCGACCCGCATGGGCAAGGCCCTGGCACCCCGGGTGGCGGCCCGCCTGGGGCGCTCGCTTCTGGAACTGGGCGGCAACAACGCGGCCATCGTGGCGCCCAGCGCCGATCTTGATCTGGCGGTGCGGGCCATCACCTTTGCCGCCGTTGGGACCTGCGGCCAGCGCTGCACCAGCTTGCGCCGGCTGATTATCCACCACAGCGTGCGTCCGGCCCTGATGGCGCGGTTGCGGACGGTCTACGAGCGCCTGCGCATCGGTTCGCCTCTGGTGGACGGCACCTTGGTCGGTCCGCTGATTGGCGCCGATGCCTATCAGGCTTTCGAGCAGGCCCTGGAGCAGGCCCGCGCCGAAGGCGGCGTGGTCTGGGGCGGGGGGCGGGTGACGGTGCCGGGCTGCGAGGGAGGATTCTATCCCCGGCCGGCCCTGGTCGAGATGCCGGGCCAAACCGCCATGATGCGCGAGGAGACCTTTGCCCCGATTCTCTATGCGGTCGGCTACGACACGCTCGACGAGGCGATCGCCTTGCAAAACGATGTGCCGCAAGGACTGGCCTCCGCGCTGTTCACCACCGATCTGCGCGAGGCCGAAACCTTCCTGTCGGCCGAGGGCAGCGATTGCGGCATTGCCAACATCAACATCGGCCCGAGCGGTGCCGAGATTGGCGGCGCCTTTGGCGGCGAGAAGGACACCGGCGGCGGCCGCGAGTCGGGCTCCGATGCCTGGAAGGCCTACATGCGCCGCGCTACCAACACCGTCAACTACTCGCACGCCCTGCCCCTGGCCCAAGGCGTCCGCTTCGACCTCCAGGACTGA